In the genome of Raphanus sativus cultivar WK10039 chromosome 4, ASM80110v3, whole genome shotgun sequence, one region contains:
- the LOC108849723 gene encoding uncharacterized protein LOC108849723 isoform X2, whose amino-acid sequence MSISRGAKDLRLPLMNLVRLKGTPILEQLHLEERLLRASTHNWCILNDGTNLPTIVMGMSGKPSQLLELGPVIKDRIPVIKRFTGGGTVIVDKSTLFVSLICNKDDVPSVQPYPRSVMAWSGSLYGQVFEGVNGFQLRENDYVFGDRKFGGNAQSIIRNRWIHHTSFLWDYNVRNMAYLKLPSKVPQYRKEITQISFVE is encoded by the exons ATGAGTATAAGTAGAGGAGCCAAGGATTTGAGACTTCCACTGATGAATCTCGTTAGACTTAAAGGAACACCGATTTTGGAACAACTTCATCTAGAAGAGAGGCTTCTTAGAGCATCAACTCATAACTGGTGTATTCTTAATGATGGAACCAATCTCCCTACCATTGTCATGGGCATGTCTGG GAAGCCTTCTCAACTTCTTGAGCTTGGACCTGTTATAAAAGATCGAATCCCGGTGATAAAAAGATTCACTGGAGGTGGGACGGTGATAGTGGACAAGAGTACCCTCTTTGTGAGTTTGATTTGCAACAAAGATGATGTTCCAAGTGTCCAGCCTTATCCTCGTTCTGTCATGGCATGGAGTGGTTCCTTGTACGGTCAAGTGTTTGAAGGTGTTAATGGTTTCCAACTACGTGAGAATG ATTATGTTTTCGGTGACCGTAAATTTGGTGGGAATGCTCAGTCAATAATTAGGAATAGATGGATACACCATACGTCATTTCTATGGGACTACAATGTTAGAAACATGGCTTACCTTAAGCTGCCTTCCAAAGTCCCACAGTACCG GAAAGAGATCACACAGATTTCGTTTGTAGAATGA
- the LOC108849724 gene encoding transcription factor MYB105-like, translating into MNQKEEACFRVCSRGHWRISEDSHLMELVAVYGPQNWNHIAEKMQGRTGKSCRLRWFNQLDPRINKRAFNLGEEERLFAAHRGFGNKWAMIAKLFNGRTDDAFKEPQAYVLMARKLRKLIKNLSTPAIIIKVPVSGRY; encoded by the exons ATGaatcaaaaagaagaagcatgTTTTAGGGTCTGTAGTAGAGGACATTGGAGAATCTCTGAGGATTCTCACCTCATGGAACTTGTTGCTGTTTACGGTCCTCAAAACTGGAATCACATTGCTGAGAAGATGCAAGGAAGAacag GCAAGAGTTGCAGATTGAGGTGGTTTAACCAGTTAGATCCTAGGATCAACAAGAGAGCTTTCAATCTTGGGGAAGAAGAGAGGCTATTTGCAGCTCACAGAGGATTTGGAAACAAATGGGCAATGATTGCTAAGCTTTTCAATGGACGAACAGACGATGCCTTCAAAGAACCACAGGCATATGTTCTCATGGCAAGAAAGTTGAGGAAGCTAATCAAGAACTTGAGTACTCCTGCTATTATTATCAAAGTCCCTGTTTCTGGTAGGTATTAA
- the LOC108849723 gene encoding uncharacterized protein LOC108849723 isoform X1 produces MSISRGAKDLRLPLMNLVRLKGTPILEQLHLEERLLRASTHNWCILNDGTNLPTIVMGMSGKPSQLLELGPVIKDRIPVIKRFTGGGTVIVDKSTLFVSLICNKDDVPSVQPYPRSVMAWSGSLYGQVFEGVNGFQLRENDYVFGDRKFGGNAQSIIRNRWIHHTSFLWDYNVRNMAYLKLPSKVPQYRLERDHTDFVCRMKDYIERSDFVERTVNAVGNQFAMKEVNVEDIDSYAKGEHVKSTRLLTMEELQEAMSGTAQSA; encoded by the exons ATGAGTATAAGTAGAGGAGCCAAGGATTTGAGACTTCCACTGATGAATCTCGTTAGACTTAAAGGAACACCGATTTTGGAACAACTTCATCTAGAAGAGAGGCTTCTTAGAGCATCAACTCATAACTGGTGTATTCTTAATGATGGAACCAATCTCCCTACCATTGTCATGGGCATGTCTGG GAAGCCTTCTCAACTTCTTGAGCTTGGACCTGTTATAAAAGATCGAATCCCGGTGATAAAAAGATTCACTGGAGGTGGGACGGTGATAGTGGACAAGAGTACCCTCTTTGTGAGTTTGATTTGCAACAAAGATGATGTTCCAAGTGTCCAGCCTTATCCTCGTTCTGTCATGGCATGGAGTGGTTCCTTGTACGGTCAAGTGTTTGAAGGTGTTAATGGTTTCCAACTACGTGAGAATG ATTATGTTTTCGGTGACCGTAAATTTGGTGGGAATGCTCAGTCAATAATTAGGAATAGATGGATACACCATACGTCATTTCTATGGGACTACAATGTTAGAAACATGGCTTACCTTAAGCTGCCTTCCAAAGTCCCACAGTACCGGTTG GAAAGAGATCACACAGATTTCGTTTGTAGAATGAAGGATTACATTGAAAGGTCAGATTTTGTGGAGAGGACAGTCAACGCTGTGGGAAACCAGTTTGCAATGAAGGAAGTGAACGTTGAGGATATTGATTCCTACGCAAAAGGAGAGCATGTGAAGAGCACGAGGCTCCTTACAATGGAGGAACTCCAAGAAGCAATGTCAGGCACAGCTCAGAGTGCATGA